CCGCCACCTGGCACAAAGTCAAAGCGATCGACCCGATCGAGCGGATGCGCTGAACGTTGCCGTCGAACGCTCCGAGCAGACCGGGCGTCAGAAACACGGGCTTTGTCGATTCCAGTCCAACCACTTCAAGTTCATTGCCGGTCTCTGAGTGGTCAAGCCTGCGCCCGTCAACCGTCGCGCCGCCACCCTTGATCGCGATCCATTCCTCGTTGGCGCCGAAGTCGTAGACGTAGCCGTAGACAACGTCGTCCATGGTCTCGCCCGTTGCAACGGCAACTGAAAGGCTCCACGACTTTGCGACCCGCTTGGCGTTCAGCGAGCCGTCGATCGGATCGACGACGACCTTCACGGCCTTCGAACCAAAGTCGACCTCGCCGCGCTCTTCAGATAGCGCGTAGAAGTCGGCGCCGGAATCGGAAAGCGCCTTCAGCTCGGCGAATACCGCGTCTTCTGCCACCTCGTCGATGATCAGCGTGAAGTCACCGCCAGCGCCGTGACCGCTCCCAACCTTGCGCGACTCGTAGGTCGGGTACTTCACGAAGTCGGCCTTGATCCTCTCGACCATGCGCCGACAAGAGCCGGTCCAATCGGTCGTGAGCGCCAGGTTGTTTGTTTCGCTGAGGGACTCAGTTGCCATAACGGCACCGTATCCTAGAGATCGTGAGCGAATCCCCCGAGCTGACCACGTTGCCGCTTCCCGAGCAGGTTCTTGAAGGTCTCAACGACCCGCAGAAGGCCGCCGTGACGCACCTCGGAGGCCCGCTTCTGATCGTCGCGGGCGCTGGTTCGGGCAAGACGCGGACGCTCACGCGCAGGTTTGAGTGGCTCGTCGCCCAGGGCGTTCCGGCCGACCGCATCCTCGCGCTGACCTACACGAACGACGCCGCCGCAGAGCTGGCAGAGCGAATCGAACTGGCGCTCGGCGAGCTGCCCGAGGAGATTCACGCCACCACCTTCCACGCGCTCTGCATGGAAACCCTGAAAGACGAGTCGGCAGCGGCCGGACTCAATCCCTTCTTCACGACCGCCACCGCACCCGACCGGGTCGCGCTGATGCTCGCACGGATAAATGAGCTGACCTTCGATCAGATCTCATTGCGCGGCAACCCGGCGGCTGCGCTCGGCGACCTGATGTCGTTGATCGATCGCCTGAAGGAAGAATGCATCTCGCCGGAGGAGCTGGCTGGCTACGCGAGTGCAGCGCTGGCCGACGCAGTCGAGCCCGAGGATCGCGAGAAGGCTCTGCTGATGGCCGAACAGGCCGCGCTCTACGCCCAGCACGAAAAGTTCCTCCACGACGCAGCGGCGCTCGACTTCGGCGGCATGCAGTTCGAGCTGTACAAGCTGCTTTCGACCAACGAAGCGGTGCGCTCTCGCGTCGCCCGCCGCTACGAGCACGTGCTCGTCGACGAGTTCCAGGACACCTCGTACGTGCAATTGGAGATCCTGAAGCTGCTGACACAGGACCACAGAAACCTCGCTGCCGTCGGCGACGACGACCAGTCGATCTACCGCTTCCGCGGCGCGTCGCCTCGCAGCATCCTCGACTTCCAGCGCCGCTTCGGCGAGGCCACCCGCATCGAACTCGAGCTGAACTACCGTTCCGCGTCGCCGATCATCGACGCCGCGCGCGCGATCGTGCGGATGATCCCAGACGACCGGCGCGTGCCCAAAAACCTGACTGCCGCGATGGACAAGCCCGGCGAGGTGCTCTTCTGGCACGCCGAGTCCGAGATCGCAGAAGCGCAGGCAATTGTCACGGAGGTCGAGCGACTGATCGCCGACGCCCGAGTGCAACCGCGCGACATCTGCGTGCTCGCGCACAAGCGCGCGCACGTTCGCGTGCTGGCCGATCGACTCGGCGCCCACGACATCCCGTTCACGCTAAGCACCAAGGACTTCTTCCAGCGCTCCGAGATCCGCGTACCGCTCTCGTGGCTGAAGGTGCTCGGCAATCCGACCCTGAACGAAGACGCCTGGCGCATGCTCACCGCGCACCCGATCAACCTCGACAGCGCCGACTACGCGGGCTTGATGAAGTGGATGAAGCGCGACAAGCAACCGCACGTCGTTGAGGCGATGCGCGGCGCGGCGCGCTCGAAGCAGTTCTCGCCCGAGACGCTCGACAAGATCCGCCAGTTCATCACGACCTTCGACACGTTGAACGCGCAGTTCAATGAGCTCGGCCCCGGCGAGTTCACGATCCGGCTGATCAACGAGATTGCGATCAAGGGATCGGTGCTGCTGGAAAGCGGCAAGGACGCGCCAGACCGGCTCGCCAACCTCTCAAAGTTCCAGCGCCTCGCCGAGGACTACGAGGGGCGCAGCCCGCAGGCCAACGCCCGCGACTTCGCCAACTACATCACAGGCATGGCCGAGGCTGGATTCGATGAATCGAGCGAGTCGGCAGAGCGCGATCCGAACGCGGTGCGCCTGATGACTGCGCACGGCTCGAAGGGCCTTGAGTTTGAGTACGTCTTCGTGCCCGGCATGGTCTCTGGTCGTTGGCCAGGAAGGCGCAGCGGTGACAAGGGTGTCCCGCCCGCCCTGCTGCGCGATCCGATGCCGCCGCTCCCGGGCAAGAATCCCGAGACCGCCGCCTACCACGAAGAGACGCGCCGCCTTGCCCACGTGGCAATGACCCGCGCGCGCACCCAGCTGGTGCTGAGCTGGTTCGACTCCGACGCCCGCGGCCACAAGGTCAGCGAGTTCTACTCCGAGGCGATGCTCGCCGTTGACGGCAAGGAGCAGGAGTTCCCTGAGCGCGACTTTGAAACTGCGGACTTCGTCTACGCCGAAATGGAATCACTGCGCGGCGAGCTGATGGGCTCGATCGCCCAGGCCGGCGCGACGCTCGGCGAGATGCGCCTCGACGCGCATTCAGAGACGCCCGCAGATTTCGCCCGCTTTGCCGAACTGTTGAAGCTGAGCGCGCTGGTGCACAGGCTGCGCCACGGCCAGACGATCACCGACGCGCTTCCAGAGATCAACTCGATGCTGGTCGGGCAGATGTCGCCCGCGCAGCGCGCCGCATACGAATCCTCCGAACTCGACGACCGCCTGCGCATCAGCGAGGAGCGCGTCGAGCAACTCGCCGGAACGATGGGCTCGATCACGCCGCAGCTCACCAACTACTTGCCGACGATCAACAACCGCCTGCGC
This genomic interval from Solirubrobacterales bacterium contains the following:
- a CDS encoding ATP-dependent helicase, giving the protein MSESPELTTLPLPEQVLEGLNDPQKAAVTHLGGPLLIVAGAGSGKTRTLTRRFEWLVAQGVPADRILALTYTNDAAAELAERIELALGELPEEIHATTFHALCMETLKDESAAAGLNPFFTTATAPDRVALMLARINELTFDQISLRGNPAAALGDLMSLIDRLKEECISPEELAGYASAALADAVEPEDREKALLMAEQAALYAQHEKFLHDAAALDFGGMQFELYKLLSTNEAVRSRVARRYEHVLVDEFQDTSYVQLEILKLLTQDHRNLAAVGDDDQSIYRFRGASPRSILDFQRRFGEATRIELELNYRSASPIIDAARAIVRMIPDDRRVPKNLTAAMDKPGEVLFWHAESEIAEAQAIVTEVERLIADARVQPRDICVLAHKRAHVRVLADRLGAHDIPFTLSTKDFFQRSEIRVPLSWLKVLGNPTLNEDAWRMLTAHPINLDSADYAGLMKWMKRDKQPHVVEAMRGAARSKQFSPETLDKIRQFITTFDTLNAQFNELGPGEFTIRLINEIAIKGSVLLESGKDAPDRLANLSKFQRLAEDYEGRSPQANARDFANYITGMAEAGFDESSESAERDPNAVRLMTAHGSKGLEFEYVFVPGMVSGRWPGRRSGDKGVPPALLRDPMPPLPGKNPETAAYHEETRRLAHVAMTRARTQLVLSWFDSDARGHKVSEFYSEAMLAVDGKEQEFPERDFETADFVYAEMESLRGELMGSIAQAGATLGEMRLDAHSETPADFARFAELLKLSALVHRLRHGQTITDALPEINSMLVGQMSPAQRAAYESSELDDRLRISEERVEQLAGTMGSITPQLTNYLPTINNRLRLSASAIGSYQRCPKQYEYENVMKIPTPDQSHLRLGITVHNVLERFHKDLDEPLEPDDARKRLEYLLEQSVITGGWGRTDDDKQLLDRARKMLDRYADSEFARPEGPVKTEAGFSLKLPPTKLMETTPVGGKILDGIQINGKIDRIDTMADGSQRVVDYKTGNDKKGAVALRNQVAKEIQLAIYKYAGAEELGIDAQGLVYYFLENAQPVIEAEATEEHVAEVRATIDEVADKIIALDFTPDPEYNKCRSCAFRHVCPATEA